Sequence from the Pseudomonas frederiksbergensis genome:
TGTCGTTTCCGGGCCCAGGAAATTCCCTTCAGCTCTTGCATAATCGTTTCCCTATGGGTCCGCCGGATCGGCTGGATGTTGCGCCTGACTCGCACTTGCTCGTAGTCACCCGTCTTAAGGTGACAACGTCCATGCTGGCCAGGGATGCATTGATCCCAGACGGAGAGATAAAAGAAAAAATCTTCTAGCTCACGGATTCAATCCTACAATTTCGGTAGCAACGTCACGTCGACTGCAAGAAGTACGGCATACCGAGAATTTACCCCGCGATCCAGGTATGAAATCGGGGATTCAAGAGCCCCGTGCATATCGAATGGTCTCGTTTCAGATTCTCGAGCTGCGCACATCAATGGCCGTGCCATTGCCCTAGCGACATCCACTGGACGAGCAGGTCAGCGATGTATCAGAACCTAGCCCTGCTTGCCGCGTTCCTCCTGACCTACAGCATATTTGCAGGACGTTTCGAGTCACGCCTGCTCAATGGTCCGCTGATGTTCATGCTTGCCGGCCTGATTCTCGGCCCGGCGTTTCTAGGTATTCTGCAACCTCGCATTGACAAGGACGGCCTACGGATCCTGGCCGAGCTGACACTGGCAATTGTTCTTTTCAGCGATGCCGCCAACGCCAACCTCAAGACTCTAAAAGCATACGAAGGTCTACCGTTACGCTTGTTGCTGCTGGGGCTACCACTGACCATGCTGAGTGGCTGGCTGGTGGGCATGTGGTTGTTTCCACAGGTACCGTCATTGGAGCTGGCAATACTGGCGACCCTCCTGGCGCCCACCGACGCGGCGCTGGGCAAGGCCGTTGTGAGCAATCCCAAGGTTCCCGCGTCCGTGCGTGAAGGGTTGAATGTTGAGAGCGGATTGAATGATGGCATCTGTGTTCCGGTGTTGCTGATGTTCCTGGCGCTGCTGATCGAAGAACAGACACGTTCTCCCCTCTCGATGGCCGGGCTGCTGTTTATCGAGGAGCTTGGCATCGGCGCGGTGACCGGTGTCGTCCTGACGCTTATCGCCTGGAGGTTGCAGCGTTACTCTGGACAACATCAATGGCAGACGCCCGTGTGGTCACAACTGATGCTGCCCGGCTTAGCCGTTCTTTGCTTTGCCACAGCTCAAGCAATAGGCGGGAGCGGGTTTATCGCCGCATTTGTCGGCGGGTTGTTCGCCAGCTATCTGTTTACCCAGCAAAAGCATCACCTGCTAAAGGCCAGCGAAGAATTCGCCAGCCTGTTATCGGTCGTTACCTGGGTCGTATTTGGCGCGCTGGTAGTTCCTCGGGCCTGGAGCAGCCTTACCGTGGAGGTCTGGCTATACGCGCTGCTCAGCCTGACCGTGATCCGCGTACTGCCGGTACTGATCAGCCTTGCAGGAAGCCGCTTCGATCTCGAAACCCGGCTGTTCATCGGCTGGTTCGGCCCGCGAGGCCTGGCAAGCATTGTCTTCGCCGTCATGATATTGGAGTACCCCCTTGAAGCCAGCCATACCTTGGTAGCTGTTGCCGTCTGTACCGTTTTCCTGAGCGTGTTACTCCATGGCTTGACGGCCAACCCATGGGTTGCTCGGCTGGCTCGCCGCGATCATTGATTTTTGTCAGGAATCACCCCGCTCGCGAATGCTAGCGTTGTGATCAAAGAGCGCTACGCGTTCGTTCAAGCAACCTTTGCGGGGCAGCATACGGTCGGGCACATGAATCTTGCCAGGCAGTTGCGAAGAAGGCCCTGGACAATGCCGTCGGAGAGGAACGTCAAACCAGGGCTGGCATGCTCGCCGCCAAGGGGTCAGTTCGAACCGGACAGTTGAATCTCAGTTGCACCGCCCGGCCCAAGCACAGGTTGCCCTCCGCCCTCGGTTGCGCATCCATGCGAGGGCTAATCAACTTCGTTCCTTTGCAGCCATCTACCAGGAGGCAATCAATTGGAGCCCACACCGATCGCCGAGAGATCGTTCTCTCACAGTCTGCTGAATGTACTGATTCGCGCCGGGCTGATTGCGGTTCTGGTGATTGTCTGCTTCCAGATCTTCAGTCCGTTCAAGGAACTGTTGCTTTGGTCATTGATCCTGGCGATCACACTTTATCCGTTGCAGCGTCGGCTGAAGGACATGCTGGGGCAAAAGGACGGGTACATTTCAACGCTGATCGTGCTGATCACCATTGGTATTCTCACCGTGCCGATCTATCTGTTAGGCACTTCCATCGCCGACTCAGTGAACAGTGTCATAAGTCTGCTCAAGAGCGGCAATCTGCATGTTCCACCGCCGCCCGATTCGATCGCCGCTTGGCCACTCGTGGGCAAACCACTGCATGACCTCTGGCAACAGGCAGCGTCCGACCTGCCGGACCTGGTGTACAAGTTCGTACCGCAGATCAAAGGGATCAGCCTGGCACTGTTGAGCAAGCTCGCCGGGGTCAGCATGGGCTTGATCAGCTTCATCTTCGCCCTGGTCATCGCCGGCATAATCATGGCCCATGGAGAAAACGGCAGTCGCAGCGCGGTACAGATCGCTACGCGTTTAAGCGGTCCGATCAGAGGGCCGCAGATCGCTGGACTGTGTACTGCCACAATCCGTGCGGTGGCGCTTGGGGTGGTCGGAATCGCCTTCATCCAGATGCTGCTGATTGGTGTCGGTTTCGTGATCATGGGTATCCCTGGCGCGGGTCTACTGGCCCTCGCGGTTCTGCTGATCGGCATCATTCAGCTACCGGCGACACTCATTACCCTCCCGGTGATCGTCTTCGTTTTCGCCACCGAAGGCGCCAGCACGGCGACCATTGTGTTCGCCATCTATATCTTCGTCGCCGGCCTGGTAGACAACGTACTCAAGCCACTATTGTTGGGACGCGGTGTCGATGTACCGATGCCGGTGGTGTTAATCGGGGCCTTGGGGGGAATGGTCACCAGCGGCGTCATCGGGTTGTTCATCGGCCCGGTGGTGCTGGCTGTCGGTTACCAGCTCTTTTGGCAGTGGGTGCGTAGCGCGCCCGACGACTAGCCGAAAACCTGGTTGGGGCCCAGCTCCGCCCCGTGGCAATACTCGGCCCGTTCGCAAGAGGAGGAACCGGTACGTCAGTGCTTGTCCCGCTCTGCGGCCCGTACTGCAATCTCGATAGCCCGAATACTGATCGACGCAAATATCGCCGTCATCAGGATGCCGTTAAAACCGAGCAGGATCGCAAGCACACGAGTGATGGCCAGCTTTGGTGCGAAGTCCCCGTACCCGATGGTCAAGCCCGTCACGAAGGCAAAATAGATGCCGTCAAAAGGACTCCACGCTTCCAGATAGCTGATGATCAGGCCGATCAGCACGATACTAATGATGATGAGAGACAGAATCGGCCAGACCACATGCAAATAGAACCACACTGTTTTGTAGAACTCACGACGGATGTGCTTTGCATGGGCGAAGTTCATGTCACGGTTTCCTGAGGTTTACCTTGCCGGCAACTGAATGCCGCAGCCTTGATTATCAACCTTAAGC
This genomic interval carries:
- a CDS encoding AI-2E family transporter, with product MEPTPIAERSFSHSLLNVLIRAGLIAVLVIVCFQIFSPFKELLLWSLILAITLYPLQRRLKDMLGQKDGYISTLIVLITIGILTVPIYLLGTSIADSVNSVISLLKSGNLHVPPPPDSIAAWPLVGKPLHDLWQQAASDLPDLVYKFVPQIKGISLALLSKLAGVSMGLISFIFALVIAGIIMAHGENGSRSAVQIATRLSGPIRGPQIAGLCTATIRAVALGVVGIAFIQMLLIGVGFVIMGIPGAGLLALAVLLIGIIQLPATLITLPVIVFVFATEGASTATIVFAIYIFVAGLVDNVLKPLLLGRGVDVPMPVVLIGALGGMVTSGVIGLFIGPVVLAVGYQLFWQWVRSAPDD
- a CDS encoding potassium channel family protein, with amino-acid sequence MNFAHAKHIRREFYKTVWFYLHVVWPILSLIIISIVLIGLIISYLEAWSPFDGIYFAFVTGLTIGYGDFAPKLAITRVLAILLGFNGILMTAIFASISIRAIEIAVRAAERDKH
- a CDS encoding cation:proton antiporter → MYQNLALLAAFLLTYSIFAGRFESRLLNGPLMFMLAGLILGPAFLGILQPRIDKDGLRILAELTLAIVLFSDAANANLKTLKAYEGLPLRLLLLGLPLTMLSGWLVGMWLFPQVPSLELAILATLLAPTDAALGKAVVSNPKVPASVREGLNVESGLNDGICVPVLLMFLALLIEEQTRSPLSMAGLLFIEELGIGAVTGVVLTLIAWRLQRYSGQHQWQTPVWSQLMLPGLAVLCFATAQAIGGSGFIAAFVGGLFASYLFTQQKHHLLKASEEFASLLSVVTWVVFGALVVPRAWSSLTVEVWLYALLSLTVIRVLPVLISLAGSRFDLETRLFIGWFGPRGLASIVFAVMILEYPLEASHTLVAVAVCTVFLSVLLHGLTANPWVARLARRDH